From Thermogladius calderae 1633, a single genomic window includes:
- a CDS encoding ATP-binding protein — MKRRESVGVIYPTSLGVIPKYPVQEPVKTREVSSEECIVLGEVVNSIPPVDACVPVEDLNKHILVTGATGSGKTFTVATLVNRLTTREYPFNYRPLVLDWHGEYGRLLKNPKVVDPFQLPVPLFGDEDPNASVDFASQVLALTPAQEYVLLKAFENLRGWDHLDLTGVIETLEKMVDESGWFRESRLSLMRKLRRLVVGKYRGLFKETRIGFLDNARSPLVIDLSRVGDLTIRRVYVAALLKKIFDLAVRGEFGVSKLLVVVEEARNLLGKENHVDVLVKMLDEVRKFGVGLVVVSQSPSSLVEDVMVNTSTKIVHSVKSAVDLEVLDKATNMPVELREVIPYLDKGEAVLFSGLYKKPLLVKVV; from the coding sequence TTGAAGAGGAGGGAGAGCGTAGGGGTAATATACCCCACGTCGCTAGGGGTGATCCCGAAATACCCGGTCCAGGAGCCCGTGAAGACTAGAGAAGTATCAAGTGAAGAGTGTATCGTCTTAGGAGAGGTAGTGAACTCTATCCCCCCAGTTGACGCGTGCGTCCCCGTAGAAGACTTGAACAAGCATATACTGGTAACCGGTGCGACGGGCTCGGGTAAGACGTTCACGGTCGCTACACTGGTCAACCGGCTAACTACTAGAGAATACCCGTTTAACTACAGGCCGCTCGTACTCGACTGGCATGGGGAGTACGGCCGCTTGCTGAAAAACCCCAAGGTCGTAGACCCGTTTCAGCTACCAGTCCCCCTCTTCGGAGACGAAGACCCTAACGCCTCCGTAGACTTCGCTAGTCAGGTGCTCGCCTTAACACCTGCTCAGGAGTACGTCTTGCTCAAGGCCTTCGAGAACCTTAGGGGTTGGGACCACCTAGACTTAACAGGCGTTATCGAGACGCTCGAGAAGATGGTAGACGAGTCTGGGTGGTTCAGGGAAAGCCGTCTCTCGCTCATGAGAAAGTTGAGGAGGCTCGTTGTAGGTAAGTACAGAGGCCTGTTTAAGGAGACGAGGATTGGGTTCCTCGATAACGCGAGGAGCCCCCTAGTAATAGACCTGTCCAGAGTGGGAGATCTGACCATCAGGAGGGTCTACGTGGCCGCTCTCCTCAAGAAGATCTTCGATTTGGCTGTCCGTGGCGAGTTCGGGGTCAGCAAGCTACTCGTAGTCGTGGAGGAGGCTAGGAACCTCCTAGGGAAGGAGAACCATGTGGACGTGTTGGTAAAAATGCTAGACGAAGTGCGAAAGTTCGGGGTTGGTCTTGTAGTGGTCTCTCAGTCACCCTCGTCACTTGTGGAGGACGTGATGGTGAACACCTCTACTAAGATCGTGCACTCGGTGAAGTCCGCAGTGGACTTGGAGGTGTTGGATAAAGCGACTAATATGCCGGTCGAACTGAGAGAGGTGATACCTTACCTGGACAAAGGAGAAGCGGTTTTATTCTCGGGTCTGTACAAAAAACCTCTATTGGTAAAAGTGGTTTAG